Proteins found in one Quercus robur chromosome 2, dhQueRobu3.1, whole genome shotgun sequence genomic segment:
- the LOC126713889 gene encoding uncharacterized protein LOC126713889 isoform X2: protein MMSPRQVSEDLRAGSSQFRHTPLQIIHIIGNFMRIWSVYSMYRYLNQTGAPVILFLFCCLVPASILFLILQKPWKGRPLSNQQVVPSIINGGITALYFIMWGKGLKSCGPVRAILAEYSGAVLGVLSAVLYGRRGHLWKKHCCYCELNLELPWKDSPDAEVQTEQVLGMKEMVVPIFAGILSALRRVVARRVSLKNQLKRRLHAITIASATCFLFPAAMWSTIVGSPSGSSVELPFSTWAFLSTSFFGIILIFYVDSIAEERLHMVFSSPRHLMAAGGCIIVMEIVYKMDFSLTGFLICCLILGFGIYEATSLERTRKDSLQSSDLSNGVLDDQIQMSSLPT from the exons GCACACCCCTTTGCAGATAATCCATATAATTGGCAATTTCATGAGAATATGGTCAGTTTACTCAATGTACCGCTATTTGAATCAGACGGGAGCACCAGTCatactttttctcttttgttgtcTGGTCCCAGCATCAATCCTTTTTCTAATATTGCAAAAACCTTGGAAGGGCAGGCCACTCTCAAATCAGCAG GTAGTGCCTTCTATAATAAATGGTGGCATAACTGCTTTATACTTCATTATGTGGGGAAAAGGCCTCAAATCATGTGGACCAGTCAG AGCTATTTTGGCAGAGTATTCTGGTGCTGTTCTTGGGGTATTGTCTGCAGTGTTATATGGGCGGAGAGGCCATCTTTGGAAGAAG CATTGTTGTTATTGTGAACTTAACCTGGAATTACCATGGAAAGATAGCCCTGATGCTGAGGTTCAGACAGAACAAGTGTTGGGTATGAAAGAAATGGTGGTTCCCATTTTTGCTGGAATCTTATCGGCATTGAGAAGAGTGGTTGCACGCCGTGTTTCTCTCAAG AATCAACTTAAAAGGCGGCTTCATGCCATAACTATTGCTTCTGCAACATGTTTTCTATTTCCTGCGGCCATGTGGAGCACAATCGTA GGATCACCTTCTGGTAGCAGTGTGGAGCTGCCATTCTCTACCTGGGCTTTTTTGAGCACTAGTTTCTTTGGAATTATCTTGATATTCTATGTCGACAGTATAGCAGAAGAAAG ATTACACATGGTTTTTTCTTCGCCGAGGCATTTGATGGCAGCTGGAGGATGCATCATCGTCATGGAGATTGTGTACAAAATGGACTTTTCTTTAACGGGCTTCCTGATTTGCtgcttaattttaggctttg GGATATATGAGGCAACTTCTTTGGAACGTACAAGGAAAGATTCTTTACAAAGTTCTGATTTATCAAATGGGGTGTTAGACGACCAAATTCAGATGTCTTCTCTTCCAACTTGA
- the LOC126713889 gene encoding uncharacterized protein LOC126713889 isoform X1 — MMSPRQVSEDLRAGSSQFRHTPLQIIHIIGNFMRIWSVYSMYRYLNQTGAPVILFLFCCLVPASILFLILQKPWKGRPLSNQQVVPSIINGGITALYFIMWGKGLKSCGPVRAILAEYSGAVLGVLSAVLYGRRGHLWKKVGGLIAMLASFYLLAQGWAMATFSPFSWKDSPDAEVQTEQVLGMKEMVVPIFAGILSALRRVVARRVSLKNQLKRRLHAITIASATCFLFPAAMWSTIVGSPSGSSVELPFSTWAFLSTSFFGIILIFYVDSIAEERLHMVFSSPRHLMAAGGCIIVMEIVYKMDFSLTGFLICCLILGFGIYEATSLERTRKDSLQSSDLSNGVLDDQIQMSSLPT; from the exons GCACACCCCTTTGCAGATAATCCATATAATTGGCAATTTCATGAGAATATGGTCAGTTTACTCAATGTACCGCTATTTGAATCAGACGGGAGCACCAGTCatactttttctcttttgttgtcTGGTCCCAGCATCAATCCTTTTTCTAATATTGCAAAAACCTTGGAAGGGCAGGCCACTCTCAAATCAGCAG GTAGTGCCTTCTATAATAAATGGTGGCATAACTGCTTTATACTTCATTATGTGGGGAAAAGGCCTCAAATCATGTGGACCAGTCAG AGCTATTTTGGCAGAGTATTCTGGTGCTGTTCTTGGGGTATTGTCTGCAGTGTTATATGGGCGGAGAGGCCATCTTTGGAAGAAG GTAGGTGGGCTTATTGCAATGTTGGCATCTTTCTACTTACTAGCTCAGGGGTGGGCCATGGCAACATTTTCTCCATTCT CATGGAAAGATAGCCCTGATGCTGAGGTTCAGACAGAACAAGTGTTGGGTATGAAAGAAATGGTGGTTCCCATTTTTGCTGGAATCTTATCGGCATTGAGAAGAGTGGTTGCACGCCGTGTTTCTCTCAAG AATCAACTTAAAAGGCGGCTTCATGCCATAACTATTGCTTCTGCAACATGTTTTCTATTTCCTGCGGCCATGTGGAGCACAATCGTA GGATCACCTTCTGGTAGCAGTGTGGAGCTGCCATTCTCTACCTGGGCTTTTTTGAGCACTAGTTTCTTTGGAATTATCTTGATATTCTATGTCGACAGTATAGCAGAAGAAAG ATTACACATGGTTTTTTCTTCGCCGAGGCATTTGATGGCAGCTGGAGGATGCATCATCGTCATGGAGATTGTGTACAAAATGGACTTTTCTTTAACGGGCTTCCTGATTTGCtgcttaattttaggctttg GGATATATGAGGCAACTTCTTTGGAACGTACAAGGAAAGATTCTTTACAAAGTTCTGATTTATCAAATGGGGTGTTAGACGACCAAATTCAGATGTCTTCTCTTCCAACTTGA